The proteins below are encoded in one region of Arthrobacter sp. CJ23:
- the pdhA gene encoding pyruvate dehydrogenase (acetyl-transferring) E1 component subunit alpha: MTISADQASEVRRKFGISVEDYMLPARHQIQMVNPDGTLRPHDEQGTEPGHEYPTPGDAELMAAYEQLVVGRRVNDQNSALVRQGRMAVYPSSHGQEACQVAAALCLSEGDWLFPTYRDAVAVMAKGVDPVEAMTIFRGDWHGGYDPTKHHVGIQCTPLTTQLLHAVGVAHAAKLRGEDTVVLAMCGDGATSEGDFHEALNFAAVFHLPVIFFVQNNKYAISVPLSHQSVAPSLAHKAVGYGMAGERVDGNDLVALLAVLDRAVKLAREGSGPLLIEAHTYRMQAHTNADDATRYRPDSEVAEWLAKDPLSRMKTYLTDKKLLDDAGSARIAEKAEAVATQLREGLGEDVPVQPLDLFKYVFSTPTPQLKEQSALLAGELARAESAENNGTESAK; this comes from the coding sequence ATGACGATCTCCGCAGACCAGGCCTCCGAGGTGCGGCGCAAGTTCGGCATCAGCGTGGAGGATTACATGCTGCCGGCCCGGCACCAGATCCAGATGGTGAACCCGGACGGCACCCTTCGCCCCCACGATGAGCAGGGCACCGAACCCGGCCACGAGTACCCCACCCCCGGCGACGCCGAGCTGATGGCTGCCTACGAGCAGCTCGTCGTCGGGCGCCGCGTGAACGACCAGAATTCCGCCCTGGTGCGGCAGGGCCGCATGGCCGTCTACCCGTCCAGCCACGGCCAGGAGGCCTGCCAGGTGGCGGCCGCCCTGTGCCTGAGCGAAGGCGACTGGCTGTTCCCCACCTACCGCGACGCCGTCGCGGTCATGGCCAAGGGAGTGGACCCGGTAGAGGCCATGACCATCTTCCGAGGCGACTGGCACGGCGGCTACGACCCCACCAAGCACCACGTGGGCATCCAGTGCACGCCACTGACCACCCAGCTGCTCCACGCCGTGGGGGTGGCCCACGCGGCCAAGCTGCGCGGCGAGGACACCGTGGTGCTGGCCATGTGCGGTGACGGCGCCACCAGTGAAGGCGACTTCCACGAGGCCCTGAACTTCGCCGCCGTCTTCCACCTGCCCGTCATCTTCTTCGTACAGAACAACAAGTACGCCATCTCCGTGCCGCTGAGCCACCAGTCCGTGGCACCTTCCCTGGCGCACAAGGCCGTGGGCTACGGCATGGCCGGTGAGCGCGTGGACGGCAACGACCTTGTGGCACTGCTCGCCGTGCTGGACCGGGCCGTGAAACTCGCCCGGGAAGGCTCCGGGCCGCTCCTCATCGAGGCCCACACCTACCGCATGCAGGCCCACACCAACGCCGACGACGCCACCCGCTACCGCCCGGACAGCGAAGTCGCCGAATGGCTGGCCAAGGACCCGCTCTCGCGCATGAAGACATACCTTACGGACAAGAAACTGCTGGACGACGCCGGCAGCGCCCGCATTGCCGAAAAGGCCGAGGCGGTGGCCACGCAGCTGCGCGAAGGCCTGGGCGAGGACGTTCCCGTGCAGCCGCTGGACCTCTTCAAGTACGTTTTCTCCACCCCCACCCCGCAGCTGAAAGAGCAGTCCGCACTGCTCGCCGGCGAACTCGCCCGCGCTGAAAGCGCCGAAAACAACGGAACGGAGAGCGCAAAATGA
- a CDS encoding Lrp/AsnC family transcriptional regulator, translating into MPEADAEQKEVPLDEVDRNIIAELTRDGRMSVTQVAENVHISRAHAYSRISRLTGEGVFTKFTALVDPIKAGLKSSAYVTLKVQQHSWRELREQLRLIPEVQHIALVGGSFDVILLVRATDNVHLRRVIFDRLQSMPGVVDTQTFLVFEDVDTR; encoded by the coding sequence ATGCCAGAGGCCGATGCCGAGCAGAAGGAAGTCCCCCTGGACGAGGTGGACCGGAACATCATCGCGGAGCTGACGCGTGACGGCAGGATGTCCGTGACGCAGGTGGCGGAGAACGTCCACATCAGCCGGGCGCACGCCTATTCGAGGATCTCCCGCTTGACGGGAGAGGGCGTGTTCACCAAGTTCACGGCCCTGGTGGATCCGATCAAGGCAGGGCTGAAGTCCTCGGCGTATGTCACGCTCAAGGTGCAGCAGCACTCATGGCGCGAGCTCAGGGAGCAGCTCCGGCTCATTCCCGAGGTGCAACACATTGCCCTGGTGGGCGGCAGCTTCGATGTCATCCTGCTGGTCCGGGCCACGGACAACGTCCACCTGCGCCGCGTCATCTTCGACCGGCTGCAGTCCATGCCCGGCGTGGTGGACACCCAGACGTTCCTGGTGTTCGAGGACGTGGATACGCGGTAA
- a CDS encoding DapH/DapD/GlmU-related protein: MGILKRLWPTLSRDIVLNTVLSSVLIPTVFRWKFYSLLGMRIEKSRICPNVWMGDRNVQIGSGTFINYRCVFNTAGGVTIGRDCDIAMDVSFITSTHELGGPSRRAGTPKTAPINIGSGVWIGARAVILPGVTVGDGVVIAAGSVVTRDCEPHTLYAGVPAKAINYPMPGANQSVQQTS, encoded by the coding sequence ATGGGGATCCTAAAGAGGCTTTGGCCGACGCTCTCTCGCGACATCGTCCTGAATACCGTGCTCAGTTCCGTCCTGATACCGACCGTATTCCGGTGGAAGTTCTACAGTCTCCTCGGCATGCGAATTGAGAAGTCTCGAATCTGCCCTAATGTGTGGATGGGTGACCGAAATGTCCAGATCGGTTCCGGAACGTTCATCAACTATCGCTGCGTGTTCAACACTGCGGGCGGCGTTACGATCGGCCGCGACTGCGACATTGCCATGGATGTTTCATTCATAACAAGCACGCACGAATTGGGCGGCCCTTCGCGCAGGGCCGGGACCCCTAAAACAGCACCCATCAATATTGGCAGCGGTGTTTGGATCGGAGCGCGAGCTGTCATCCTCCCTGGTGTCACTGTCGGGGACGGTGTTGTCATCGCGGCCGGCTCAGTCGTGACGCGGGACTGCGAGCCCCATACGCTGTACGCCGGCGTTCCCGCAAAAGCCATAAACTACCCGATGCCTGGCGCCAATCAATCAGTCCAACAGACCAGCTGA
- a CDS encoding polysaccharide biosynthesis tyrosine autokinase yields MDLRDYLRVLRRNWILVVALTLIGLLAGGASSVLTKPTYTADTQLFVAIQSSGSVQELQQGNTFSQARVQSYVKTVGSPAVLQPAIDDLGLDVTAEELAARVKASSEINTVLIEIAVMDQSPVQAAAIAQAVANSLIRTIDSLERPKTGGSSPVGLSIIKPAKAPSAPSAPNTRMNLLAGLVIGLAMGIAAAILRSTLDSRIRNEADLRRVTDAPLLGGISFDQDASKRPLLTQCAPQSPRSESFRQLRTNLQFANVSGHARSVLITSSLPGEGKSTTATNLSIALAQAGLSVCLVDADLRRPMVNEYLGLDRNAGLTTALLGTSDVNDLLQQWSDDNLFVLTSGQIPPNPSELLGSEEMKQLITRLEQAFDTVIIDAPPLLPVTDSAVLSQHVGGVVIVAGSQKLRYQDLEKSLAALAMVGSNVLGVVLNRIPAKGPDSYSYTYYSHDEMHLKPSEVSNGANQKTRRRSAEASEAQSGIRPATVFPGEHVGGRR; encoded by the coding sequence TTGGACCTACGTGACTACTTGCGCGTCCTGCGGCGCAATTGGATTTTAGTTGTAGCCTTAACTTTGATTGGGTTGCTTGCCGGTGGAGCGTCGTCCGTTCTCACCAAACCGACGTACACTGCGGATACACAGCTATTTGTAGCCATACAAAGTTCAGGTTCGGTCCAGGAGCTGCAGCAGGGCAACACATTCAGTCAAGCTCGCGTGCAGTCTTACGTAAAGACCGTCGGGTCACCGGCCGTGCTACAGCCGGCCATCGATGATCTTGGGCTCGATGTTACAGCGGAAGAGCTCGCCGCCCGTGTGAAGGCTAGCTCGGAAATCAACACTGTTCTCATCGAGATCGCTGTGATGGACCAGTCACCCGTTCAGGCAGCCGCAATAGCTCAGGCAGTCGCGAATAGCCTGATCCGCACGATCGACTCACTTGAGCGGCCAAAAACAGGCGGCTCCTCCCCAGTGGGCCTGTCAATAATTAAGCCCGCGAAAGCTCCAAGCGCGCCGTCCGCGCCGAACACGCGGATGAATCTCTTGGCCGGTTTGGTCATCGGTCTGGCCATGGGAATTGCAGCTGCAATATTGCGGTCGACCCTGGACAGCAGGATTCGCAACGAGGCCGACCTCAGGCGTGTCACGGATGCCCCACTACTCGGCGGTATTTCGTTCGATCAAGACGCCTCAAAGAGGCCACTGCTCACTCAGTGTGCTCCACAAAGTCCCCGGTCCGAGTCCTTTCGACAGCTCCGAACTAACCTGCAGTTCGCCAATGTATCTGGCCACGCACGATCAGTCCTCATTACTTCCTCGTTACCCGGTGAGGGAAAAAGTACTACTGCAACGAACCTTTCAATCGCCCTCGCGCAAGCTGGGCTTTCAGTTTGCCTCGTCGACGCTGACCTCCGTCGGCCCATGGTTAATGAGTATCTCGGACTCGACCGCAATGCGGGACTTACCACCGCCCTTCTAGGTACTTCGGATGTCAACGATCTGCTTCAGCAGTGGAGCGATGACAATCTCTTCGTGCTTACCTCCGGACAAATCCCGCCAAACCCTAGTGAGCTGCTTGGGTCAGAGGAGATGAAGCAACTGATTACCCGCCTTGAACAGGCATTCGATACGGTCATAATCGATGCTCCCCCACTGCTCCCAGTTACCGATTCCGCTGTGCTGTCACAACACGTCGGAGGCGTCGTAATCGTAGCCGGGTCGCAAAAACTCCGCTACCAAGATCTTGAAAAGTCCTTGGCAGCACTTGCGATGGTTGGTTCAAATGTCCTTGGCGTAGTACTAAACCGGATCCCAGCCAAAGGACCGGACTCGTACTCCTACACCTATTACAGCCACGACGAGATGCACCTCAAGCCTTCGGAGGTCTCAAATGGCGCCAACCAGAAGACCCGTCGTCGTTCAGCAGAGGCGTCAGAAGCGCAGTCAGGGATCCGTCCTGCCACGGTCTTCCCTGGAGAACATGTCGGTGGGCGCAGGTAA
- a CDS encoding acyltransferase family protein: protein MPIALLRNFTPKRRVSPFGTVGRSPSLGKTSLRPDIQGLRTFAVVAVILDHLLGWPSGGFVGVDIFFVISGFLITGLLLREHERTGRIAFGSFYRRRIKRILPAAVLVLVGTVIAGFFIFNKVRAWNTFWDGIWAFLFGANWRQTVVGTDYFAAGGPVSPLQHYWSLAVEEQFYFVWPWLMLALFALTGRLYKGRANPRVVAGMAMAVLTLGSLAWSIWDTATNPSVAYFSTFSRAWELGVGALLACSASILPRMRSSWRPFLAWIGIAGMVASLFLIDPQKNFPGPSALLPVLSTALVIAAGTGTSEHKFLWPLTNPVSRYIGDVSYSLYLWHFPVIIFASALNADKQGFFHNMAAFTAMLLLSVFAYHLVEDPIRKSRWLSGERHWLRHVSVPDSYKVTALAALATVTAIVVGAAMVAKPPVEQGSLAQPAAVSAPNPTASAATPTAGPEVTALQRQIATALSATSWPENLIPTMDEAVGNHEAPAGVAECGKTVAPSLTDCVWGDVDAPKTAVVVGDSVGVAWVPALMGTYAKGDWKLLMRAQFGCPFAERAAKNETADCAKHKQATISDVQQIKPDLLIVANNYPDSGDAPAWARGGTAILAKAGAKSTVVLSSPPHDKDVQKCYKPGSAPRDCVSVVNSWYTDLTFAERRAFEDAGAKYVNTTPLFCSSDGICPAFVGETPVKLDQVHMTLWYGEKVAPALNELIRPLP from the coding sequence ATGCCTATCGCGCTGCTGCGTAACTTCACGCCCAAACGGCGTGTATCTCCATTTGGGACAGTCGGACGATCACCCAGTCTAGGTAAGACATCTCTGCGTCCTGATATTCAAGGCCTACGTACTTTTGCCGTCGTGGCTGTGATCCTCGACCATCTCCTTGGGTGGCCCAGCGGAGGGTTCGTCGGGGTCGACATTTTCTTTGTCATTTCAGGTTTCCTGATTACAGGCCTGCTCCTACGTGAGCACGAACGGACTGGCCGAATCGCCTTTGGCAGCTTCTACAGGCGCCGCATTAAGCGAATCCTTCCAGCCGCTGTCCTCGTCCTCGTCGGGACAGTGATCGCTGGATTCTTCATCTTCAACAAGGTTAGGGCTTGGAACACATTCTGGGACGGGATCTGGGCATTCCTCTTTGGTGCTAACTGGCGACAGACGGTCGTCGGAACTGATTACTTCGCCGCTGGAGGCCCGGTCTCGCCGCTCCAGCACTATTGGTCCCTTGCTGTAGAGGAACAGTTCTACTTCGTGTGGCCTTGGCTGATGCTGGCGCTGTTCGCCCTGACGGGTCGCCTATATAAGGGCCGCGCAAACCCGCGAGTCGTCGCAGGAATGGCCATGGCAGTCCTAACGCTGGGCTCGCTCGCTTGGTCGATCTGGGACACAGCGACGAACCCAAGCGTCGCCTACTTCTCAACTTTCTCCCGCGCATGGGAACTCGGAGTCGGTGCTCTGCTGGCGTGCTCGGCAAGCATCTTGCCCCGGATGCGCTCATCTTGGCGGCCATTCCTCGCCTGGATCGGCATCGCGGGCATGGTCGCATCACTCTTCCTGATCGACCCGCAGAAGAATTTCCCTGGCCCGTCGGCCCTCCTCCCCGTCCTCTCGACGGCGCTGGTAATTGCAGCAGGCACAGGCACTTCAGAACACAAGTTCCTTTGGCCGCTAACGAACCCCGTGTCGCGCTACATCGGGGATGTCTCATACTCGCTGTACCTCTGGCATTTCCCGGTGATCATCTTTGCCAGTGCTTTGAACGCTGATAAGCAAGGCTTCTTCCATAACATGGCTGCCTTTACGGCAATGCTTCTGTTGTCAGTATTCGCGTACCACTTGGTCGAGGATCCCATCCGCAAGTCTCGCTGGCTGAGCGGGGAACGGCACTGGCTCCGTCACGTCAGCGTTCCCGACTCTTACAAAGTCACGGCGCTTGCTGCTCTGGCGACTGTTACTGCCATTGTCGTGGGCGCGGCCATGGTGGCCAAACCTCCTGTGGAACAAGGCTCCCTCGCACAGCCCGCAGCGGTTAGCGCGCCTAATCCGACGGCTTCTGCCGCAACGCCGACCGCCGGGCCCGAAGTGACAGCCTTACAAAGGCAAATCGCAACCGCGCTCTCTGCAACTTCTTGGCCTGAGAACTTAATCCCCACCATGGATGAGGCCGTCGGCAACCACGAAGCACCAGCGGGAGTCGCCGAATGCGGAAAGACCGTTGCACCTTCCCTGACCGATTGCGTGTGGGGCGACGTAGACGCACCGAAAACCGCGGTGGTCGTCGGGGACTCTGTGGGCGTCGCCTGGGTCCCGGCCCTGATGGGAACATACGCCAAGGGCGACTGGAAACTCCTCATGCGTGCCCAGTTTGGCTGCCCGTTCGCCGAACGGGCAGCCAAGAATGAGACCGCCGACTGCGCGAAGCACAAGCAAGCCACAATCAGCGACGTTCAGCAGATCAAGCCAGACTTGCTGATCGTTGCGAACAACTACCCTGACTCGGGTGACGCGCCAGCATGGGCGAGGGGCGGAACCGCGATCCTGGCGAAAGCTGGAGCGAAGTCCACCGTCGTTCTGTCGTCTCCGCCCCACGACAAAGACGTTCAAAAATGCTACAAGCCAGGAAGTGCGCCACGCGACTGTGTGAGCGTGGTCAACAGCTGGTATACGGACCTCACTTTCGCTGAACGGCGAGCTTTCGAGGACGCGGGTGCCAAATATGTGAACACGACACCTTTGTTCTGCTCGTCCGACGGCATTTGCCCAGCCTTTGTAGGTGAGACGCCCGTGAAGCTCGACCAGGTGCATATGACCCTCTGGTACGGGGAAAAAGTTGCGCCGGCGCTGAATGAACTTATCCGGCCGCTTCCGTAG
- a CDS encoding lipopolysaccharide biosynthesis protein — protein MTSKFSRWNTPSLMAIGRLIATALSFVSVPLIARFLGPVGRGETATAIAVFGLAPVLLSYGLHLGVRRIAAVGDEESVVRSARVLCLILFIPATLLALILHFTLFSSFTPDVLLTADIVVLISPLAISWMVDVSIFVVRSDYFGVMLVFLTQPLVMVVGVVTVWSVGLISSATVLAVYGCSTILTALLSWHRLRISLRGPRLGLRIVVRESREYAGSTAAEAGLRRLDQVLMLPLLGAASVGLYSVAASVVTAPLSLSQALAASYFGSIANTARRGQRALIGEAVRSSWILGIVSSLAVVALAPLFVEFVFGSEFSEASILVLWLAPVVALGVVASVQAGILNAMGRGRVMFLGHSIALAIIVGGFALALPVWGMAGAIVVVIVANLILVIITASGLGVGLTRMIPGFGDIKRTVRIFFGKS, from the coding sequence ATGACCTCCAAGTTCTCTCGCTGGAACACTCCCAGCCTCATGGCGATTGGGCGGTTAATAGCGACCGCTCTGTCGTTTGTGTCGGTGCCACTGATTGCTAGGTTTTTGGGACCGGTAGGAAGAGGGGAGACGGCCACCGCAATCGCCGTCTTCGGCCTCGCACCCGTGCTTCTCTCGTATGGCCTTCACCTGGGTGTTCGTCGTATTGCTGCAGTCGGAGACGAGGAGAGCGTTGTCCGCTCTGCACGAGTACTGTGTCTTATCCTCTTCATACCGGCTACGTTGCTAGCCCTAATTTTGCACTTTACTTTGTTTTCCAGCTTTACCCCAGACGTATTGCTCACTGCTGACATAGTAGTTTTGATATCGCCACTGGCCATTTCATGGATGGTTGATGTCTCAATTTTTGTCGTCCGGTCGGACTACTTTGGCGTGATGCTAGTATTCCTCACCCAGCCTTTGGTGATGGTGGTTGGTGTAGTAACCGTCTGGAGCGTCGGCCTGATTTCCTCGGCAACCGTCCTAGCTGTCTACGGATGCTCAACCATCCTGACTGCGTTGCTCTCCTGGCACCGTCTGCGGATAAGTCTGCGCGGACCACGTCTCGGGCTCAGAATCGTGGTTCGTGAGAGTCGAGAGTATGCGGGCAGCACTGCTGCCGAAGCCGGCCTCAGAAGACTTGATCAGGTTCTTATGCTTCCGCTGTTAGGCGCTGCGTCCGTGGGACTGTATTCGGTAGCCGCTTCAGTTGTGACGGCCCCTCTTTCGCTCAGCCAGGCACTGGCCGCCAGCTACTTTGGGTCAATCGCCAACACTGCCAGGCGGGGCCAACGAGCCCTGATCGGAGAGGCTGTCCGCTCAAGCTGGATTCTCGGAATTGTGTCGAGTTTGGCGGTCGTCGCCCTTGCACCGCTCTTCGTAGAGTTCGTTTTTGGTTCCGAGTTCTCCGAGGCTTCCATTCTCGTTTTGTGGCTTGCCCCGGTGGTAGCTCTGGGAGTTGTTGCATCTGTTCAGGCAGGAATTCTCAATGCTATGGGTCGCGGGCGGGTCATGTTCCTCGGACATTCGATAGCTTTGGCGATTATCGTTGGGGGCTTTGCTCTGGCCCTACCCGTATGGGGAATGGCCGGCGCGATCGTGGTCGTGATTGTTGCGAATCTGATCCTCGTGATCATTACGGCGTCAGGCCTGGGAGTGGGCCTCACCCGGATGATTCCTGGTTTTGGCGACATTAAGCGAACTGTACGCATCTTCTTCGGAAAGTCCTAG
- a CDS encoding Coenzyme F420 hydrogenase/dehydrogenase, beta subunit C-terminal domain, with amino-acid sequence MSHPVFGSYFGVWTGFATDDEVRFSASSGGVLTALSVWLLESRRATQVTGVGAQVDAPSRSVPVRIMSREEAVAASGSRYAPVANASQYDHQNSKSVFVGKPCEAYAASQFGDAQGQDGPVRLSFFCAGTPSQLATDRLIEKMGGNPDGIKSLRYRGNGWPGYFRFEDETGEVSQVSYDDSWGKHLGRDLQWRCKVCVDGTGEFADIAVGDYWETDSKGYPSFSDSEGNSVVIARTARGLNIVEEAVSAGVLILAPANMDALMTIQPLQRIRRTTMVGRLAGRILGGRPVPIYRGFGLLGLAVASIRQNTRATAGTFLRTVRGK; translated from the coding sequence ATGTCGCATCCTGTTTTTGGAAGCTACTTCGGGGTTTGGACCGGCTTTGCCACTGATGATGAAGTTCGATTCAGCGCCAGCAGCGGAGGCGTGCTAACTGCACTGAGCGTTTGGTTGCTTGAGTCCAGGCGAGCAACGCAGGTCACCGGCGTTGGCGCTCAAGTCGACGCACCCTCGCGAAGTGTCCCGGTCCGTATTATGTCTAGGGAAGAAGCCGTGGCTGCCTCGGGTTCACGGTATGCACCTGTTGCGAACGCCAGCCAGTACGATCACCAAAACAGCAAAAGCGTCTTCGTGGGCAAGCCTTGTGAAGCCTATGCCGCCTCACAGTTCGGGGATGCTCAGGGACAAGATGGACCCGTGCGGCTCTCGTTCTTTTGTGCAGGTACCCCGAGCCAGCTTGCCACTGACCGCCTTATTGAGAAGATGGGTGGCAATCCGGACGGTATCAAGTCACTCCGGTACCGAGGCAATGGATGGCCCGGCTATTTCAGATTTGAGGATGAAACCGGTGAAGTCAGCCAGGTTTCATACGATGACTCGTGGGGCAAACATCTTGGGCGTGATCTTCAGTGGCGTTGCAAGGTGTGCGTCGACGGCACTGGTGAATTCGCCGACATAGCCGTAGGTGATTACTGGGAAACCGACTCTAAAGGCTATCCGTCTTTTAGCGATTCGGAGGGCAACTCCGTTGTTATTGCCCGCACCGCGCGTGGCCTCAACATTGTGGAGGAAGCGGTTTCTGCCGGTGTCCTCATTCTTGCTCCGGCGAATATGGATGCTCTGATGACAATCCAACCGCTTCAGAGGATTAGACGAACGACTATGGTCGGTCGACTAGCGGGCCGCATCCTAGGCGGGCGCCCAGTCCCAATTTATCGAGGCTTTGGGTTGCTTGGCCTAGCCGTTGCATCTATCCGGCAGAATACGCGCGCAACGGCTGGCACTTTTCTGCGCACAGTTCGTGGCAAATGA
- a CDS encoding polysaccharide pyruvyl transferase family protein produces MKALVLWADEESPNLGVRVLAKGMEVLLKRAFPGITVDSLADATNDDGVGLSGRHLAKELVGARGPLASFIKRYDVVVDIGGGDSFSDIYGLKRLALMRHVHLLCRRTGVPLIIGPQTIGPFSSRAAKWMGRSMLRSSAMSVARDSKSAEYSSAIGAPVSVTATDVVFALDRPLQEPRKGVVVNVSGLLWDSSRHGDSSSYRTSVQKLVDQLLADGRSVSFLAHVLDSPSADNDCRIFPSLQELYGSDATYIIPRGLVHVRQILASAEVVVGSRMHACLNGLSVGTPAIAWAYSRKFAPLLDDLGWNQVVDLATSKDPVAATLDYMDVKDTSRQIAALNERAEVKLGAVVEGLQMGWT; encoded by the coding sequence GTGAAGGCACTTGTTCTTTGGGCAGATGAAGAATCGCCCAATCTCGGTGTTAGGGTGTTGGCCAAGGGAATGGAAGTTCTGCTGAAACGGGCCTTCCCTGGGATCACCGTGGACAGCCTGGCCGACGCAACCAACGACGACGGCGTTGGGCTTTCTGGACGCCATCTTGCCAAAGAATTGGTCGGCGCCCGTGGGCCATTGGCAAGCTTCATCAAGCGGTACGACGTCGTCGTGGACATCGGTGGAGGCGATAGCTTTAGCGATATTTACGGGCTGAAACGGCTCGCGCTCATGCGGCATGTTCACCTCCTTTGTCGCAGGACGGGAGTGCCCCTGATCATAGGGCCTCAAACGATCGGACCGTTCTCTTCTCGGGCCGCGAAGTGGATGGGCCGGTCTATGCTCCGTTCGAGCGCTATGTCAGTCGCGCGTGATTCTAAGAGCGCGGAGTACTCCAGCGCTATTGGTGCCCCGGTAAGCGTGACGGCCACTGACGTTGTCTTCGCGTTGGATCGACCATTGCAGGAGCCTCGAAAAGGGGTCGTGGTCAACGTTTCGGGACTCTTATGGGATTCGAGCAGGCACGGTGATTCGTCTAGCTACCGCACGTCCGTTCAGAAATTGGTCGATCAGCTTTTGGCCGACGGACGCTCTGTTTCTTTCTTGGCTCATGTGCTCGACAGCCCGTCGGCGGACAACGACTGCCGAATCTTCCCGTCTTTGCAAGAGCTCTACGGCTCCGACGCAACGTACATAATCCCTCGGGGTCTCGTGCACGTTCGACAGATTCTTGCCTCGGCAGAGGTGGTTGTCGGCTCAAGGATGCACGCTTGTTTGAATGGTCTTTCTGTCGGAACGCCAGCGATCGCATGGGCCTATTCACGGAAGTTTGCGCCGCTCCTCGACGATCTTGGCTGGAACCAAGTCGTAGATTTGGCGACTTCGAAAGACCCTGTCGCCGCGACGCTCGATTACATGGACGTTAAGGACACGAGCCGCCAGATTGCTGCACTCAACGAGCGAGCTGAGGTAAAGCTTGGGGCAGTTGTCGAAGGCCTGCAGATGGGGTGGACGTAG
- a CDS encoding O-antigen ligase family protein, whose translation MKINNPSFGTLILGFLGIFIALVLFATKATESSEIYLVILAVGLLLVACSGMVASWVVVFLGATVNGISINLGFLTVRPEHLTAAVFLILIYHMRLSIPAAVQKSRVPLICLASGFILWAAVVSLGSPNPAASLWIVLQYALGIVWLLPFATVSDAKLTLVRAGTYIFACVTLLSLISYAARTLGSGSLLGVSPVSGRLQGFSFEPNIFASQAVVWLGVLYFWRSSLCRLDKIASAVIVVGVLFAGTRSAWLAAVAVVALGLLNVLRRGSARSVLLGGVIGIVGVAAPFLISTLAAAGVLGTEITYRLQNLLESDSGTGAYRIDNFELAFGDLSSWDAWWVGLGANSFSQYHAIDSTGTGPAYLGSLWITLVYDSGFIGLALFLGLFFALWRLTERRPESLAVFVAIAICAAFTNFLWFQYAWLSLAMVVGRADQTDYPKFDDKLNSTISLGGRQ comes from the coding sequence ATGAAGATAAACAATCCGTCATTCGGGACGCTTATTCTAGGTTTTCTTGGGATTTTTATCGCCCTTGTGCTCTTTGCCACCAAGGCGACCGAATCGTCCGAGATCTATTTGGTGATTCTTGCTGTTGGGCTTCTTCTTGTGGCATGCTCGGGTATGGTAGCGAGCTGGGTCGTCGTCTTCCTGGGTGCAACCGTCAATGGGATCTCAATTAATCTTGGATTTCTTACCGTTCGACCGGAGCATCTTACTGCGGCTGTCTTCTTGATTTTGATTTATCACATGAGGCTGTCAATTCCGGCTGCGGTCCAGAAGTCCCGCGTTCCTCTCATATGCCTGGCTTCAGGGTTTATTCTGTGGGCTGCAGTGGTTTCTCTGGGTAGCCCCAATCCAGCAGCCAGCCTATGGATAGTTCTGCAATACGCTCTAGGTATCGTGTGGCTTCTTCCCTTCGCCACTGTTAGTGATGCGAAGCTCACGTTAGTTAGAGCAGGCACCTACATTTTCGCCTGTGTGACGCTGCTGAGTTTGATCAGTTATGCCGCTCGGACGCTCGGATCCGGCTCCTTGCTAGGTGTGAGCCCGGTTAGTGGACGTTTACAGGGGTTTTCTTTTGAACCCAATATCTTCGCGAGTCAAGCGGTTGTGTGGCTGGGCGTCCTGTACTTCTGGCGTAGCTCTTTGTGTCGATTGGATAAGATCGCATCGGCAGTGATTGTGGTGGGAGTGCTATTTGCCGGTACTCGATCCGCTTGGTTGGCTGCGGTGGCTGTGGTGGCCCTTGGGCTACTGAATGTCCTCAGACGCGGTTCAGCTCGGTCTGTACTACTAGGCGGAGTCATCGGTATTGTTGGCGTGGCCGCACCGTTTCTGATTTCGACGCTGGCGGCGGCCGGCGTCCTTGGAACAGAGATTACCTACCGGTTGCAGAATCTCCTGGAATCCGACAGCGGAACCGGGGCATACAGAATCGACAATTTTGAACTTGCCTTCGGTGACCTTAGCAGCTGGGATGCTTGGTGGGTTGGCCTAGGAGCTAATTCCTTCTCGCAGTATCATGCCATTGATTCGACCGGAACGGGTCCGGCGTATCTCGGCTCGCTTTGGATCACATTGGTGTACGACTCAGGGTTTATCGGACTTGCCCTGTTCTTAGGGTTGTTCTTCGCACTGTGGAGACTTACGGAACGGCGTCCCGAAAGTTTGGCCGTTTTCGTGGCGATCGCTATTTGCGCCGCATTTACGAATTTTCTATGGTTTCAGTACGCGTGGTTATCGCTCGCGATGGTCGTCGGCAGGGCTGACCAAACTGATTACCCGAAATTTGACGATAAGCTTAATTCAACAATCTCACTCGGAGGTCGACAGTAG